A stretch of Porites lutea chromosome 5, jaPorLute2.1, whole genome shotgun sequence DNA encodes these proteins:
- the LOC140938813 gene encoding torsin-1A-interacting protein 2-like, translating into MLIIVAIIFWSPEPEIETDFDFPKIFANKIVELQSSFTNQTDRFWRILKNRGLAHLRNASPPQPLVLLLAAPPAAHSTVECFARKLAEALDPKHKRMLATIDGREERNYPGEKAKKRMDDLLIRRFKNGHKAALIHHFELLPPPSPLLFYSYCDDQNAPNKHVAIIFTVHLPVEPDASLEPKEAEGTVEKYLADEVWGKEDKDAVRALLSRVANTVALMNGESSSLATC; encoded by the coding sequence ATGTTAATTATCGTGGCTATCATATTTTGGTCTCCAGAACCTGAAATAGAAACGGATTTTGACTTTCCCAAGATCTTTGCAAATAAGATCGTGGAACTTCAGTCTTCTTTCACTAATCAAACTGACCGGTTCTGGCGGATCTTAAAGAACCGTGGTTTGGCACATCTCAGAAACGCCAGTCCCCCTCAGCCACTAGTATTGTTACTAGCTGCACCCCCAGCTGCTCATAGCACTGTGGAGTGTTTTGCCAGGAAGCTTGCAGAGGCATTAGACCCAAAACACAAGAGAATGTTAGCTACAATTGATGGAAGAGAAGAAAGGAATTACCCTGGTGAGAAGGCTAAGAAGAGGATGGATGATTTACTAATAAGAAGGTTTAAGAATGGCCACAAAGCAGCACTTATCCATCACTTTGAGCTCCTCCCGCCCCCATCACCTCTGTTGTTCTACTCATATTGCGATGATCAGAATGCACCAAATAAACATGTTGCGATTATCTTCACCGTACACTTGCCTGTAGAGCCAGATGCATCTTTAGAACCCAAAGAAGCAGAGGGAACAGTTGAGAAGTACCTTGCTGACGAAGTTTGGGGAAAAGAAGATAAGGATGCTGTTAGAGCTCTTTTGAGCCGAGTTGCAAACACAGTGGCTCTTATGAATGGTGAATCTAGTAGTTTAGCTACTTGTTAA